The window ggcaaagcgttccggcaaggtttcttttggccgacagccctccaggatgcaattgcacaagtaaccaagtgtgaagcgtgccagttccattccaaacagatacaccagccatctCAAGCTCTCCaggcgatccctttatcctggccattttcggtctgggggctcgacatcctcgacccctttccccgagctgtcgggggctttgagtacttgtacgttgcaatcgacaagttcacaaagtggctggaagtggaagcagtgagaaaggtgacagcacagtcagcagtcaagttcttcaggtcgattgtttgccgtttcgggatccctaacaggatcatcaccgacaatggcacgcaattcacgagccgcaccttcatgcagtacgtccaagatcttggcgccaaggtctgcttcacttatgttgctcatccgagaagcaacggtcaagcggagagggcgaatgttgaagtgctgcgcgggctcaagaccaggactttcgacaggctgcgcaggtgcggaaagaactggattgaggagctgccggtggttctttggtcgatcaggacgacgccaaatcgagccactggccagacaccttttgctctagtctatggagcagaggcagttctccccacggaactcgtatacgggtcgcctcgagtgctcgtttatgatgagcttgagcaagagcagctgcgacaagatgacgcgctgctccttgaggaagaccgtcttcaggctgctgtacgagctgctcgataccagcaagctttgcgccgctaccatagccgcaaagttagtgccagaagtctcgaggaaggcgaccttgttctttggcgcgttcagtccgccaagaattccaacaagttgacactgaagtgggaaggcccttaccgggtgagatgagtcactaggcctggcgcagtccgccttgagaccgaagatggcattccggtgagcaactcctggaacattgagcatcttcgtaagttttacccgtagggcgcggttgccggaacctgttctggcaaccaccttttgtacaagtcttgccgctgttgcatgtaatcctttgtacaaagccgggcgcagaccccgtgcataagtaaagcgcatgtgctccgcacatcttgtcaatttcatgctttctatattttgcatgtgttatctgacactttgtgcagcacttacccccggtaagcaataacgagccgtaaggctccatatctttattttctcttctttctttttctcaaagaaaggaaggtttcctcgcccacaagtttgccggggggaaaggggaagataatggtgtggaccaggcgtcgttcaagaaagtttcgccttaccgggaagcaaacgacagaaaagctaagttgccaaagtttgagcaatcagttttaaagttttttaagttatcttcctcgaacgaccgtgctttgtatggaaaacctgtgcgcggaggaaccaactcgtagctagttgcgcccttactttgtttcgagtccgctcaacaacttaagtgagctgcgactagttgtgacaaggtttcttgtcggtagcggcaccgccagcaggctgctgacgtcctgcactcagcgctcgcggctaaggtgcctgcaccgacaagttccctaaaagcgtagggcaagaaCATAcacaggaaggaatcaagtaaaggaaataacatagcaatcactacccaaaatagagtcatattacaagatagcttgtcgcagctctaacagattgttctcataacatgaccagcagcgacaagaaaaagagaaaacgggcggcctaatctacgcgatcgccctcaaccctcttgatcccgctcaccttgtccacaatgggtgcgacaagggccttgagcgcttccaggtcagcatccggcggcaaggacctgaggacgttggtgaggttgaggcctgggttgcggaaggccaccttcaccagcaccttttgaagagctcccgcgcagatcttgcgtgactcgtcggccagctgctttgggatcttctcccggagtcgctggagggccgtcgccacgcctttgaagaacaagctgagcttggcgctgggttggaggtgctcatcgaaggagtacccgaggtcctccatccccagctgcgccagctccctgtcgatggctgcggcaatatccacgagaccctccgtccaaagCTCCACATTATTCCTAAAGGTGTTCTGGGTGTCGGCAGCCCTcgtcagcagcgcctcgttggcctggatctcctccttcaaggtcacctcccgctccttggcgccgtccagcgtcttggtcaaagtggccagcttcaactcaagatctgcattggtgtccttggcggcgctaagctccttgctcctctcggcgagacggccctgcagctcaccaagggtgtaggcgtccttctcgcgctcatgcttgagcgcggcaagctcttcgcccctcgccttgagatcggcctccagctgcgccacttttgtctccagctccttcttggcggcctcggcagctgcggcagcatcctctgcctccttgagagcccggcCGAATGTtttctcgcgcgcggcaagctcctcctcatgactgtcaaggttgaccttccgctgcgccaactcgccctcccgcgcaaacagctcctcggtggcaagccgctgttgcttttcaacttcggccttctcgaggaggaaggctttctgcTCCTTAGCAAGTTGcttccgctcctctgccagggaccggagagcctccTGGTTAAGACCctagagctcctccgcgcgcttcttgatgtccgctcccgccttcacgacaagcgcttctcgggattccagcttggcctgccgagcgcggtagagcgacagcagcttccgcagcagctgctcctccttaggctcgccgctgctgctgctcggcgcgtcaaccagcgtcagcccagcggaggcgagcacctctccatccaaggtttctccttcgaccggcgccctggagcttgacgcccaggggagcttgatgaagatgccatcgccggccttcaaataggcgccgggctggggctctttggagcttgacgctgcagcagcggcggagggatcggtggtcggcgtagcgcctggcgctcctgcagcctcggggccgtcagtgcgatcactgaacccctcgccagcttctgcggcgacagctttggtggcctcttcgccggcgggatcatcagcgccgacttcttcttcggtggcagcgacgtcgtcggtattgccgcacgcgttctcctcgccggcgacctcggcttccatcggctccgtggtagATGGATCCGACGACCGGAagtgggagaaaagtcaagcaaatatccaaaaagaaaatcagaaaaagaagaacccaaggacagttttcaagcaagaagattacctgtgctaggatctacagtcgtggtctcctccaccggggggtcgctggtactgtcccttgccggagaactgtcccttgccggagaattgtcccttgccggagaacgctcccttgccggggaatcctcccttggcggtgtagtcgaagcagatggcacatcAGGGGCGGCTtctgggcactcctggtgaggctgctctgctcctacacaaaccaatagtcagatgtcagcaaagaaagagcacccatgcgcacctAACAGCAGgaagcaaaccatatacttacgctgggggctgcgctgggggctgctttgtggAGTAGTtgtcgggtccgacaaggtggtctcggacacgtcctctgctgtcgcggtgggttcgtcctcgatgacaatcaccggggccttggctctcttcccgctctctgggccagagtcctaaaaaggaatgggttcggagtaagacaaactagatacaagacaaaacagcaagaattgaagaactacaagtacagcagagaatcttactcttcttcttcctcgtcggagctgagcgcggagaggtcgaagtccggcccaccttcggcgcgacgaggcggaggagtaggttcccttagccgcttggcggcAGGAGCAGGAGTGGTGGACCGGGAGGACCCCGCTCCGGTCGTCGCAGCGgcatgaggtgctcccgcggcaacagtgcttgtcgcggcggagcgtgtcgcgcggcgcggcggctgttgactcgtctgccgccttgctacgtccccggccctgcggagacacCTTCTTGGTGGAGCTAGGGGCTCTGCGTACGGCAAGCTGCCTGAAGGTGAGGGGGGAGAGGAGCCGATCTCTAACGagccgctcgcgccctcggcgggctcgctcgactcggcttcaggctcggcaagctctccctcgccggcgaactcctctcgctcggcaaggcttgccgcctctgctgcctctgcctcctccacagtgaatccaaactcgcccgcggcagcggctgccgcctcctcctccagcctagtggcgatgcgctgcatctccgcatcgttggtgtcgcgggtgaggctttcTGCTCATCAGAGTGGACcgccacttctaccaagccgtcaaaaaactcctgcacgacgtcgtctgcaggctcttgccaagttgggacaattccatgcgaatagcACAGcgacatcattgcacggatgcggtcaagcgaggaattgttgcacagcggaatgacacccctcggcaacctgaACGCTCCGGGATGCTGAGGATCATGCTTGAACAGTtctaggagcatcgcatccagttccaggacagtgaaattgaagttgaggcccgggcgcagcctcatgatatccgccgcattctggaactcccaggcgggtctcctcctctcctgcgaaggggcgatgcggcggcggagaaaatctgcgccaacggggcctacagtgagcccggcaagcctgaggcgtaggatccgtgtgacggcaatcttcagcctagcgtCTTCCGGGGCcaagttgctccaatcgttgccgcgcactactgggaCTTGGCGctgggcagtaaatggctgcgggttctcctcgacaatccagcaccagtctgctctccactcctcccacttgctgcggagctctccctccagataagcttctttcttgtcagttctcgagatccaggcgatcccgccagaCAAAGGCCcatctctctcaacccggggcataaagaagtggcgaaaaagagctacgtttgggtggactccgacaaagttttcgcagagatgtgcgaaaactatcatggtcaggacagcattgggggtgaagtcaaggaggtggaacccgtaggtgttcataatatcgcagaagaattcagagaaaggcgggcagagcccgcagtagaagaacaacgcgaagaagggatatccattcggggcccgttccgaagcggcggctgagagtaccttcgtgcacggatgcgctcgcgtctccgtcgaccagaagaggtagtNNNNNNNNNNNNNNNNNNNNNNNNNNNNNNNNNNNNNNNNNNNNNNNNNNNNNNNNNNNNNNNNNNNNNNNNNNNNNNNNNNNNNNNNNNNNNNNNNNNNNNNNNNNNNNNNNNNNNNNNNNNNNNNNNNNNNNNNNNNNNNNNNNNNNNNNNNNNNNNNNNNNNNNNNNNNNNNNNNNNNNNNNNNNNNNNNNNNNNNNNNNNNNNNNNNNNNNNNNNNNNNNNNNNNNNNNNNNNNNNNNNNNNNNNNNNNNNNgctgcgcctcggccgacttcgggcccttccccttgtcggctttcggagccatgggggAGGTGGTGAAGGAGAccgacggtgttggtggtgctggcGGCGATGGGAGGCGGagtgctgctctctttcggctttgggaagaagggggggaagcggcggaggtttctgagattggagtagcaaccggcgtgatgggcgaactgcccctgtttcccctgcttataaagagggagggggcggacgttccgcctttccaaataaagaaaccacccacgatctctcccacgacgccgcattcgacgcgtgccgttcggggagggcgcggtgagtgcggagtaagatacggcgtaacccaggccgcgcgtgcccgtgccctgttttgggcctggcccaacagcgctcggcactgtgtgtggcccaggccccggggctcctgtcggtgtactagagtagggataccctagtatcccgaacttgtgcacgggcagtcgcagcaccctgcggcaaggcttgccgggtgaccgccaaggtcctccgtggttcctttggagccattcaagaacaaagtattcaagccaaggagacaaggccccggcaagaggagcttgccgggaaggccaaccaaggcatctcaaggaacttgccgcgacgcgccacgcgccccggcaaggcccggtgagcgacaagcttccggacgcgacaagacaacaaccgcggcaaggcgcttgccgcggcaagctaccactctgtacccacgctccagcacatccaccaacgtgtcgccctggggcctttccaggcgcgcgtggcaggaggctatgcagtcagcggtgcgaggtggcgagcgacactgacaagattaccatcgtggcaagcggtggcgtccctgacgatccttttctgcactgtttgggcgacacagacgggcatttaatgcctttgtcccctgccgtcagggttaggtatgatacactgtacaggtagttgtaccaaccgcaacacttttccatttttacccttgcttgcgttgccacctgttggtgaccccttgagcatataaaaggaggcccatgcgcaacgtagaggggggttcgaaggcagaaaacactcacgctcggtctcgttagcagctggtgtgtactgtagcactcagcgctcccgagcaagaactgaatacacacagacatgcagcagtaggagtattatctctctggagagctccgaagctgggtaaactgctcgtgtgcttcgcctcgatccgctcttcgtgcgatctccgccccccgccgaatcgaaaggggctcggtctgccggtcccataggtgttcgtggatcagcttccccgacaaatACCATTTATTATAAGATGTAAATTTCGTTATAACTGAGAATCTAGAACCATATAAGAATGTGCTTCTTACAATAAACATAAGAAATTCCGAAATTGACACATGTCCTCCTATATCTATACATGAGAATGTGCTTCTTACAATAAACGTAAGAATTCTGAAATCAACCTCCTTGTAAGTATACAGGTCTAAACAAACACACTCTTACATCAGTCCCATTTCCTCCTATATCTATATATGAGAATGATTTTCATTATCCAGATCACATGTATTTGCCAAAGGAATTATAAAGAAATGACTgattagtttttttttgaggggtaaacAAAATGACTGATTAGTTACTACCAGCTAGCACATGTGGCCCATTCccgcaaaacaaaaaaaaaacacatGTGGCCCATGACGCCCATCTAAAGCTAGAGGCCCGAAATAAACCCTGCCCTAAacctcctccgccgccgaagaaGGGTCGACCAAGAAGAAGAAACCCTCAATCAAACAaatcaaaaaagaaaagaagaagcgaGCGAGGGGCAGAATCAGCAATGGCGGGCGGTGGGCTGTCCGGCGGCGCGGCCGCGTTCTGGGCGACAAGAGCGCTGGAGGTGGTGAAGCGGAACGACTCCCCGGGGTTGTTGTGGAAGCGGATCAAGCTCACCACCACCCGCAAGAACAACGCCAAGAAACGCCTAAAGCGCCTCTGGCAGGTAACATCAGGATCCATTCGACCCCCTCCTTATCTTTCCTCTCCTTTCCACCGGATGTTATCTTTTGTACCCGGCGCGAGTTTGTTTATTGCAACAATCTGGGGATGGTTTCTTTGCCTCCCCGATTCATTTGTGTTTCGTGTGATGTGGTCGGTCTTACTCACCTAGTCACCTAAATCGTTTGTTGCAGCCTAAGGATTTCTTAGACAGAGTTGACGTTTCTTCTCTTTGAACTTGCAAACTTCATTGCTCATATGTGTAGAGGGGTGAAAGGTTAAGGTG is drawn from Triticum dicoccoides isolate Atlit2015 ecotype Zavitan chromosome 6B, WEW_v2.0, whole genome shotgun sequence and contains these coding sequences:
- the LOC119324076 gene encoding uncharacterized protein LOC119324076 yields the protein MAGGGLSGGAAAFWATRALEVVKRNDSPGLLWKRIKLTTTRKNNAKKRLKRLWQNEAVIRASAQAESSSTSNTAAASEKQQ